Proteins encoded together in one Carya illinoinensis cultivar Pawnee chromosome 3, C.illinoinensisPawnee_v1, whole genome shotgun sequence window:
- the LOC122305123 gene encoding uncharacterized protein At2g34160-like isoform X1 encodes MEEITEGVNAINLAGDSHKKNRIQVSNTKKPLFFYVNLAKRYMQQHNEVELSALGMAIATVVTIAEILKNNGLAVEKRIMTSTVDIKDDSRGRPIQKAKIEIMLGKTENFDELMAAAAEERDGVVDVDEQG; translated from the exons ATGGAAGAGATTACAGAAGGAGTGAACGCCATAAACCTGGCCGGAGACTCCCACAAGAAGAACCGGATCCAAGTCTCCAACACCAAGAAACCTTTATTCTTCTACGTCAATCTCGCTAAg AGGTATATGCAACAGCATAACGAGGTCGAGCTCTCCGCCCTTGGAATGG CTATTGCCACAGTTGTTACTATAGCAGAAATTCTGAAAAATAATGGACTGGCTGTTGAGAAGA GGATCATGACCTCGACTGTTGATATTAAAGATGACTCAAGGGGGCGACCGATCCAAAAGGCAAAG ATTGAAATAATGCTAGGGAAGACTGAAAACTTCGATGAATTGATGGCAGCTGCTGCTGAGGAGAGGGATGGtgttgttgatgttgatgaGCAAGGTTGA
- the LOC122305123 gene encoding uncharacterized protein At2g34160-like isoform X2 has protein sequence MEEITEGVNAINLAGDSHKKNRIQVSNTKKPLFFYVNLAKRYMQQHNEVELSALGMAIATVVTIAEILKNNGLAVEKRIMTSTVDIKDDSRGRPIQKAKMVYVFLFLPSD, from the exons ATGGAAGAGATTACAGAAGGAGTGAACGCCATAAACCTGGCCGGAGACTCCCACAAGAAGAACCGGATCCAAGTCTCCAACACCAAGAAACCTTTATTCTTCTACGTCAATCTCGCTAAg AGGTATATGCAACAGCATAACGAGGTCGAGCTCTCCGCCCTTGGAATGG CTATTGCCACAGTTGTTACTATAGCAGAAATTCTGAAAAATAATGGACTGGCTGTTGAGAAGA GGATCATGACCTCGACTGTTGATATTAAAGATGACTCAAGGGGGCGACCGATCCAAAAGGCAAAG ATggtttatgtttttcttttcctgccCTCAGATTGA
- the LOC122305124 gene encoding adenine nucleotide transporter BT1, chloroplastic/mitochondrial-like, with protein MGRRRWQSVAQNNKDVVVVSSGIKIQWNSQESSSCSGGLFASVGQAGMGLGIPSNPQSPEDKDIKSLCGTSHMIYLSMSESRFGFLWLPESVTGEALEVGEDELVMNKKNKRNGLKLKIKIGNPSMRRVASGAIAGAVSRTVVAPLETIRTHLMIGSLGHSTTEVFQNIMETDGWKGLFKGNLVNIIRVAPSKAIELFAFDTVKKHLTPKPGIEPKSPIPASLIAGAFAGVSSTLATYPLELLKTRITVQGGVYKNLLDALFKIVKEEGPAELYRGLTPSVIGVIPYAATNYFAYDTLRKAYKKAFKKEEIGSIMTLLIGSAAGAFSSTATFPLEVARKHMQAAGAISGRQYQSMLHALLSILEHEGLPGLYRGLGPSCMKLVPASGISFMCYEACKRVLIEKEEDN; from the exons ATGGGTAGAAGACGATGGCAAAGTGTTGCACAGAATAACAAAGATGTGGTTGTTGTCAGTTCTGGGATTAAGATTCAATGGAATTCTCAAGAGAGTAGTTCTTGTTCTGGTGGCTTATTTGCCAGCGTTGGTCAAGCAGGTATGGGGCTTGGAATTCCATCGAATCCTCAGAGTCCTGAAGACAAAGACATTAAATCCCTGTGTGGTACTTCACACATGATATATCTGTCAATGTCCGAATCAAGGTTTGGGTTTCTATGGCTTCCGGAATCGGTGACTGGTGAGGCATTGGAGGTTGGAGAGGACGAGCTGGTGATGAATAAGAAGAATAAGAGGAATGGTCTTAAACTGAAAATTAAGATTGGTAATCCTTCAATGAGAAGGGTGGCTAGTGGGGCAATCGCAGGTGCGGTATCAAGGACTGTGGTAGCACCACTGGAGACAATAAGGACGCATTTGATGATTGGGAGCTTGGGACACTCGACGACTGAGGTGTTTCAAAATATCATGGAAACTGATGGATGGAAGGGCTTGTTCAAGGGTAACTTGGTTAATATAATCCGGGTTGCTCCAAGCAAGGCTATTGAG TTGTTTGCTTTTGACACAGTTAAGAAGCACTTGACTCCTAAGCCTGGGATAGAGCCCAAAAGCCCAATTCCTGCTTCATTAATTGCAGGTGCTTTTGCTGGAGTTAGCTCTACTTTGGCTACATACCCTCTCGAGTTACTCAAAACCCGAATAACTGTCCAG GGAGGAGTATATAAGAATCTCTTGGATGCGTTATTTAAAATAGTAAAGGAGGAGGGACCTGCAGAATTATATAGAGGCCTCACCCCAAGTGTAATCGGAGTAATTCCATATGCTGCCACTAATTATTTTGCTTACGATACATTACGAAAAGCTTACAAGAAAGCTTTCAAGAAGGAGGAAATCGGAAGTATCATGACTCTCTTGATTGGATCAGCCGCCGGAGCATTTTCCAGTACTGCAACTTTCCCACTTGAGGTGGCTCGAAAGCATATGCAGGCCGCTGGAGCCATCAGTGGGAGGCAGTACCAAAGCATGCTTCATGCTCTTCTGAGCATACTTGAACATGAAGGTCTCCCAGGTCTATACAGAGGGTTGGGCCCAAGCTGCATGAAATTGGTCCCAGCTTCTGGGATATCTTTCATGTGCTACGAGGCATGCAAGAGGGTGCTGATcgagaaagaagaagacaatTAA
- the LOC122305127 gene encoding NHP2-like protein 1, whose product MTGEAVNPKAYPLADAQLTITIMDLVQQAANYKQLKKGANEATKTLNRGISEFIVMAADTEPLEILLHLPLLAEDKNVPYVFVPSKQALGRACGVTRPVIACSVTTNEGSQLKSQIQQLKDAIEKLLI is encoded by the exons atg ACAGGGGAGGCAGTAAATCCAAAAGCGTATCCCTTGGCCGATGCGCAGCTCACAATCACAATAATGGATCTTGTTCAACAAGCTGCCAACTATAAGCAGCTCAAGAAGGGCGCCAATGAAG CCACCAAAACACTGAACAGGGGTATTTCTGAGTTCATAGTGATGGCTGCTGACACCGAGCCTCTTGAGATCCTTCTCCATCTTCCACTGCTTGCTGAAGATAAG AATGTGCCCTACGTGTTTGTCCCTTCAAAGCAAGCACTTGGCCGGGCTTGTGGAGTGACCAGGCCTGTTATTGCCTGTTCTGTAACAACTAATGAGGGAAgccaattgaaatcccaaataCAACAACTCAAG GATGCCATTGAGAAGCTTTTGATATGA
- the LOC122305125 gene encoding pentatricopeptide repeat-containing protein At4g32430, mitochondrial yields MIARRLDFKTLCGIIPRQRSNSLISFHSLENGRHHLFDQILKPNTVFINRSMLNYLHRNFPFQALDIFKKQCQLGFVGNVDEVTVALAVKACRGDPKLGVQIHGFALSSGFIWFITVSNSLMNMYCKSGQFGKALCIFEKLIEPDIVSWNTMLSGFPKSEDALAFALRMNLNGIVFDPVTYSTVLAFCSGDEGFLFGLQLHSLAIKFGFHCEVFVANALISMYSRCGQLMEARTVFDEMPERDLVSWNAILSGYVQEGNHSLEAILAFIKMVREGITLDHVSFTSAVSACGHEVTLELGRQIHGSIIKKGYGKHVSVCNVLISMYSKCEVVEDAKLVFQIMNERNVVSWTTMISVNDEDAVTLFNEMRLDDVYPNEVTFIGLIHAISIRNMVEEGQMVHGYCIKTSFFPEPNVCNSLITMYAKFANMQDSLRVFEELGYRETISWNALISGYAQNGFYPEALCTFLSAITEAKPNQYTFGSVLSAIGAAEDISLKYGQRCHSYLIKQGFDSDPIVSGALLDMYAKRGSICESEKVFTDAPQKTQFAWTAIISAYARHGYYESVLRFFKEMEWEGVRPDSITFLSVLTACGRKGMVDVGQQLFKSMVEEYQIEPSPEHYSCMVDMFGRAGRLEDAEDLVRQIPGQPGLSVLQSLLGACRMHGNVKMGERIADALMEMEPMGSGSYVLMSNLYAEKGQWEKVAKVRKGMRERGVKKVIGFSWVDASDAGSSLYLHRFSSGDMSHPQSEDICRMAECIGLEMKALRDSKRMGGREREHAYLGLGTLEHGGSGFYI; encoded by the coding sequence ATGATTGCTCGTCGACTTGATTTCAAAACCCTCTGTGGAATAATACCCAGGCAACGGTCAAATAGCTTGATAAGCTTTCACTCACTCGAAAATGGACGCCACCACCTGTTTGACCAAATTCTTAAGCCAAATACCGTCTTCATTAACCGTTCAATGCTCAACTATTTGCACAGAAACTTTCCATTTCAAGCTCTTGATATCTTCAAGAAGCAGTGTCAACTGGGTTTTGTCGGCAATGTTGATGAAGTTACTGTGGCGCTTGCTGTCAAGGCTTGTCGCGGAGACCCAAAACTCGGTGTCCAAATCCACGGGTTTGCTCTTTCTTCTGGGTTTATTTGGTTCATTACCGTCTCGAATTCTTTGATGAATATGTATTGTAAATCTGGACAGTTTGGAAAGGCTTTATGTATCTTTGAGAAGCTGATCGAACCAGATATTGTTTCTTGGAATACCATGCTCTCGGGGTTCCCAAAGAGTGAGGATGCGTTGGCTTTTGCTCTTCGGATGAACTTAAATGGGATTGTGTTTGATCCCGTGACTTATTCTACAGTTCTTGCATTTTGTTCAGGCGACGAAGGTTTTCTCTTCGGGTTGCAATTGCATTCGCTTGCAATCAAATTTGGATTTCATTGTGAAGTTTTTGTTGCAAATGCACTTATATCAATGTATTCAAGATGCGGGCAATTAATGGAAGCTAGGACAGTGTTTGATGAAATGCCAGAAAGGGATTTGGTCTCATGGAATGCAATCTTATCAGGGTATGTTCAGGAGGGAAATCACAGCTTAGAAGCGATTTTGGCTTTCATTAAAATGGTGAGAGAAGGGATAACGCTTGACCATGTATCATTTACTAGTGCAGTTTCGGCTTGTGGTCATGAAGTAACATTAGAGCTTGGGAGACAGATACATGGTTCGATTATAAAAAAAGGATATGGGAAACATGTTTCAGTTTGTAATGTTTTGATCTCAATGTATTCAAAATGCGAGGTTGTTGAAGATGCAAAATTGGTCTTTCAGATCATGAATGAACGCAATGTAGTCTCTTGGACTACGATGATTTCTGTAAATGACGAGGATGCTGTAACTCTCTTcaatgagatgagattggaTGATGTATATCCAAATGAGGTTACATTTATCGGATTAATCCATGCTATATCAATCAGGAACATGGTGGAAGAAGGCCAAATGGTTCATGGGTATTGTATAAAGACTAGCTTTTTTCCAGAACCAAATGTTTGCAATAGCCTCATTACCATGTATGCTAAGTTTGCAAACATGCAGGACTCACTGAGGGTGTTTGAGGAGCTTGGCTACAGGGAAACCATATCATGGAATGCTTTAATCTCTGGGTATGCTCAGAATGGGTTTTATCCAGAAGCTCTGTGCACGTTTCTTTCAGCAATCACCGAGGCCAAGCCAAACCAATATACATTTGGTAGTGTCTTGAGTGCAATCGGTGCTGCTGAggatatttctttaaaatacgGCCAGCGATGCcactcttatttaataaaacaagGATTTGACTCTGACCCAATTGTGTCAGGAGCTCTTCTTGACATGTATGCAAAGCGTGGTAGCATTTGCGAGTCTGAAAAAGTCTTCACTGACGCGCCCCAGAAAACTCAATTTGCTTGGACAGCAATAATTTCCGCCTATGCTAGACATGGATACTATGAATCAGTGTTAAGATTCTTCAAGGAGATGGAGTGGGAAGGGGTAAGACCTGACTCAATCACTTTCCTTTCTGTACTTACCGCTTGTGGTAGGAAGGGGATGGTTGATGTAGGCCAGCAGCTCTTCAAGTCTATGGTTGAAGAATATCAAATTGAACCATCCCCAGAGCATTATTCTTGTATGGTGGATATGTTTGGCCGAGCAGGAAGATTGGAGGATGCGGAGGACTTGGTCCGCCAGATTCCGGGACAGCCAGGATTGTCTGTGCTTCAGAGCTTGCTTGGCGCTTGCAGGATGCATGGGAATGTGAAGATGGGGGAGAGGATAGCTGATGCTTTAATGGAGATGGAGCCAATGGGATCAGGTTCATATGTATTGATGTCCAACTTGTACGCGGAGAAGGGGCAATGGGAAAAAGTGGCAAAAGTAAGGAAAGGGATGAGAGAAAGAGGGGTGAAGAAGGTAATAGGGTTCAGTTGGGTGGATGCTAGTGATGCTGGTAGTTCCTTGTATTTGCACAGGTTCTCATCAGGTGACATGTCCCACCCACAATCTGAGGACATATGTAGGATGGCTGAATGCATAGGATTAGAAATGAAGGCTTTGAGAGACAGCAAGAGAATGGGAGGAAGGGAGAGAGAGCATGCATACCTTGGACTTGGAACCCTTGAACATGGAGGGTCAGgtttttacatataa